The proteins below are encoded in one region of Apium graveolens cultivar Ventura chromosome 4, ASM990537v1, whole genome shotgun sequence:
- the LOC141717154 gene encoding TMV resistance protein N-like, with protein MVKTLGQIESLQLFSYHAFRIPVPPDSFKNLSLSFVTHAGGLPLALKVLGSSLSGRTNESFWNDKLEKVKAIPENDIQKILQLSYDELDDTQKAIFLDIAFFVVGKDKDEATDGTWKEDALVFAKKCMEGFAKSRETAGYNYSPQGLINLLYLNLSDCKNLINLPNSICNLKLLRELDLSYCSNLEQLPEQLEKMQCLNWLFAPDTAIEQVPDSIGLLSRLQGLLLNDCKNLKCVPGSIWNLTSIDDLGLHLGETVISLPDSVKNMKKLSRLDLSGNVRVWVPVIQCLSSLIWLKLSDEGRILPLEKPFSLLQLYNLQVLILDKCTSLGCSLPQLPLNLERLRIYNHTSLEQLPDISSLKKLVHLGISGCISLQSILLLPCYLESLCITECTSLQELPDLSVLKELEVLEIRSTNLKSISLKQGSLHVGQSRPPFRADLPNREIAEWFTYKTSGRAISFDIPPSFGSNFSGLALWIVYTCKSKEDLIYMRSVIAKEAEGVTEKYPIYVQNVVGEAQSTVKCITGGKLLMKSGERIKVSFPSLLYTDYDDGEVPIGEVKVKMCGVHVIRRLN; from the exons ATGGTAAAGACACTAGGACAAATTGAGTCATTGCAGCTCTTTAGCTATCATGCATTTAGAATACCAGTGCCACCTGATAGTTTCAAGAACCTCTCCCTAAGCTTTGTAACTCATGCTGGCGGTCTTCCATTAGCTCTGAAGGTGTTGGGTTCATCTTTGAGTGGAAGAACTAATGAGTCATTCTGGAACGACAAGCTTGAAAAAGTTAAAGCAATTCCGGAGAATGATATACAAAAAATCCTTCAACTAAGCTACGATGAATTAGATGATACACAGAAGGCAATTTTTCTCGATATTGCATTCTTCGTTGTTGGAAAGGACAAGGATGAGGCTACTGAT GGAACTTGGAAAGAAGACGCACTTGTTTTTGCGAAGAAATGCATGGAAGGATTTGCAAAATCTAGAG AAACTGCCGGATACAATTACTCACCTCAAGGCCTCATCAATTTGCTTTACCTGAATTTGTCTGACTGCAAAAACCTTATAAATCTTCCAAATAGCATATGTAATCTCAAGTTGCTTAGAGAACTAGATTTGAGCTACTGTTCAAACCTGGAGCAATTGCCTGAGCAATTGGAGAAGATGCAATGTTTAAATTGGCTGTTTGCACCTGACACAGCAATTGAACAAGTACCAGATTCTATTGGACTGCTGAGTAGGTTACAAGGGTTGCTTCTAAATGATTGCAAGAACCTTAAATGTGTGCCTGGAAGTATCTGGAATCTTACCTCAATCGATGATTTAGGCCTTCATCTAGGGGAGACAGTTATCAGTTTACCTGATTCAGTAAAAAATATGAAGAAGTTAAGTAGGTTGGACCTGAGTGGTAATGTAAGAGTATGGGTGCCTGTGATTCAGTGTTTATCTTCTTTGATATGGTTAAAGCTTTCTGATGAGGGACGGATTCTCCCTTTGGAAAAACCATTCAGCCTTTTGCAGCTTTACAACCTACAAGTACTCATATTGGATAAATGTACAAGTCTTGGTTGCTCCCTTCCACAACTTCCTTTGAATCTAGAAAGATTACGCATCTATAACCACACTTCACTAGAACAACTACCTGATATATCGAGCTTAAAAAAGTTGGTACACTTGGGTATAAGTGGATGCATTAGCCTTCAATCAATCTTGTTACTTCCTTGTTATCTTGAATCACTTTGCATCACAGAATGCACAAGCCTACAAGAACTACCAGATCTGTCAGTGCTGAAGGAATTGGAAGTATTGGAAATTCGGAGCACCAATCTAAAATCAATAAGCTTGAAACAGGGTTCCCTTCAT GTAGGACAAAGCCGCCCTCCATTTAGAGCTGATCTACCAAACAGAGAGATTGCAGAATGGTTCACCTATAAAACCAGTGGGCGTGCAATCTCTTTCGATATCCCACCAAGCTTTGGATCTAACTTCTCAGGTCTTGCACTCTGGATTGTGTACACATGCAAATCCAAAGAGGACTTGATATACATGAGATCTGTTATCGCGAAGGAAGCAGAGGGTGTAACAGAGAAATATCCCATCTATGTACAAAATGTAGTAGGTGAAGCACAGTCGACTGTAAAATGCATTACAGGAGGGAAGCTCTTAATGAAAAGTGGAGAGAGAATTAAGGTTTCTTTTCCAAGCTTACTGTATACTGACTATGATGATGGGGAAGTTCCTATTGGAGAAGTGAAGGTCAAGATGTGTGGAGTTCATGTCATACGAAGATTGAATTAG